From Pseudomonadota bacterium, the proteins below share one genomic window:
- a CDS encoding carboxypeptidase-like regulatory domain-containing protein codes for MTTTTKWPPIALLLAIASLVACEGSDGGIGGGDGDADGDTDADSDTDSDSDSDSDSDSDSDDTDIEGSGTLQGVVWAPSGTFPISGALVYVTNGDAEVIEDNAYCYECDDMTGKKWTLSGPDGSWVLENVAAGERNLVTRKGFFQRQRQITVTGELQDVPAEVTTLPVESSGDGLDTIPNYAVVQSGPDYPEDLPAKMGLGELTTSGSLDTAQPFQFDLYAESGYPDIGPTEHIFSSQEHLNQYHMVFFPCINSGMLASNHIEHLQTYVTAGGKVYSSCWAGHWVEKPFPDVIDFHGVDTIISPGDVGSYETHGSVNDPAMRDWLDVVVNDAAISAPLLTGETLDWYPFSGAWILIDALNMSTYPGHGLEEDGFAVVPRVWATDLEEYPTHPLTLTFNYDCGKIFYSAYQVVESSTSALIRPQEWVLVYLFLEVGVCEGEYEEPE; via the coding sequence ATGACGACGACGACAAAATGGCCGCCTATCGCCCTGCTGCTCGCGATTGCGTCTCTCGTCGCCTGCGAGGGCTCCGACGGCGGGATCGGCGGCGGGGACGGCGACGCGGACGGTGACACGGATGCCGATTCGGACACCGATTCCGACTCCGACTCCGACTCCGATTCCGACTCCGACTCGGACGACACCGACATCGAGGGGAGCGGGACGCTGCAGGGCGTCGTGTGGGCCCCGTCCGGGACGTTCCCGATCTCGGGCGCGCTCGTCTACGTGACGAACGGCGACGCCGAGGTGATCGAGGACAACGCGTACTGCTACGAGTGCGACGACATGACCGGCAAGAAGTGGACGCTCTCCGGGCCGGACGGCTCGTGGGTGCTCGAGAACGTCGCGGCCGGCGAGCGCAACCTCGTCACGCGCAAGGGGTTCTTCCAGCGGCAGCGCCAGATCACCGTGACCGGCGAGCTCCAGGACGTCCCGGCCGAGGTGACGACCCTGCCCGTCGAGAGCAGCGGCGACGGGCTCGACACGATCCCGAACTACGCGGTCGTCCAGAGCGGGCCCGACTACCCGGAGGACCTGCCCGCGAAGATGGGGCTCGGCGAGCTGACCACGAGCGGCAGCCTCGACACCGCGCAGCCGTTCCAGTTCGATCTGTACGCCGAGAGCGGGTACCCGGACATCGGGCCCACGGAGCACATCTTCTCGTCCCAGGAGCACCTGAACCAGTACCACATGGTGTTCTTCCCGTGCATCAACAGCGGGATGCTCGCCTCGAACCACATCGAGCACCTGCAGACGTACGTCACCGCCGGCGGCAAGGTGTACTCCTCGTGCTGGGCCGGGCACTGGGTCGAGAAGCCGTTCCCGGACGTGATCGACTTCCACGGCGTCGACACGATCATCAGCCCCGGCGACGTCGGGTCGTACGAGACGCACGGCAGCGTCAACGACCCGGCGATGCGCGACTGGCTCGACGTGGTCGTCAACGACGCGGCGATCTCCGCGCCGCTCCTCACCGGCGAGACGCTCGACTGGTACCCGTTCTCCGGCGCCTGGATCCTCATCGACGCGCTGAACATGTCGACCTACCCCGGCCACGGCCTCGAGGAGGACGGCTTCGCCGTCGTGCCGCGCGTCTGGGCGACCGATCTCGAGGAGTACCCGACGCACCCGCTCACGCTGACCTTCAACTACGACTGCGGCAAGATCTTCTACTCGGCGTACCAGGTCGTGGAGTCCTCGACGTCGGCGCTCATCCGCCCGCAGGAGTGGGTGCTCGTCTACCTCTTCCTCGAGGTCGGCGTGTGCGAGGGAGAGTACGAAGAGCCGGAATGA
- the gatD gene encoding Glu-tRNA(Gln) amidotransferase subunit GatD, with product MSDNAYKGYRGRARALLEANHAPVWSDVVVASKRGTFKGIILPRSETDDDQHLVLKMVTGYNVGIRVEDVEEINAKEVKEAHYKIPEKEFPYDPVKKNVTLLGTGGTIASRLDYRTGAVIPAFSPGELFGAVPELADICNMTTKKLYGVFSENIGPEIWMGTAAEVVKAVEGGADGIIIGHGTDTMHYSSAALSFMCQDLPVPVVIVGSQRSSDRPSSDAALNLRNAATAASIGPAAEVMVCMFGPTSDEYDLLHRGTRVRKMHSSYRSTFRTIGDRPMARVWPGRVEMLTDDYVPRDKSRKPRLINAFEERVAILYYYPNMQPDVLDAMIDNGYKGIVIAGTGLGHVNKPLYPSLKKAHDKGIHLFMTVQTLWGYVGMFVYDTGRDMMALGVVPAKNMLPEVAYVKLGWVLGQTQDPEEVRRMMLAPVNHEITDREPIDGYLIMQGGIPEVDIFMKDHIR from the coding sequence ATGTCTGACAACGCGTACAAGGGCTACCGGGGCAGGGCGCGGGCGCTGCTCGAGGCAAACCACGCGCCGGTCTGGAGCGACGTCGTCGTCGCGTCGAAGCGCGGGACGTTCAAGGGGATCATCCTGCCGCGTTCGGAGACGGACGACGACCAGCACCTCGTGCTCAAGATGGTGACCGGGTACAACGTCGGGATCCGGGTCGAGGACGTCGAGGAGATCAACGCCAAGGAGGTCAAGGAAGCGCACTACAAGATCCCGGAGAAGGAGTTCCCGTACGATCCGGTGAAGAAGAACGTGACGCTGCTCGGCACGGGCGGCACGATCGCGAGCCGCCTCGACTACCGCACGGGGGCGGTCATCCCGGCGTTCTCTCCGGGAGAGCTGTTCGGCGCGGTCCCCGAGCTCGCGGACATCTGCAACATGACGACCAAGAAGCTGTACGGCGTGTTCTCTGAGAACATCGGCCCCGAGATCTGGATGGGCACCGCCGCCGAGGTCGTCAAGGCGGTCGAGGGCGGCGCGGACGGCATCATCATCGGCCACGGCACCGACACGATGCACTACTCCTCCGCGGCGCTGAGCTTCATGTGCCAGGATCTCCCCGTGCCCGTGGTGATCGTCGGCTCGCAGCGCTCCTCGGACCGGCCGTCGTCGGACGCGGCGCTCAACCTGCGCAACGCGGCGACCGCGGCGTCCATAGGACCCGCGGCCGAGGTGATGGTGTGCATGTTCGGCCCCACCTCGGACGAGTACGATCTGCTCCACCGCGGCACGCGCGTGCGGAAGATGCACTCGTCGTACCGCTCGACGTTCCGCACGATAGGCGATCGGCCGATGGCGCGGGTGTGGCCCGGGCGCGTGGAGATGCTCACGGACGACTACGTGCCGCGCGACAAGAGCCGCAAGCCGCGGCTCATCAACGCCTTCGAGGAGCGCGTCGCGATCCTGTACTACTACCCGAACATGCAGCCGGACGTCCTCGATGCCATGATCGACAACGGGTACAAGGGGATCGTCATCGCCGGCACCGGCCTCGGGCACGTGAACAAGCCGCTCTACCCGTCGCTCAAGAAGGCGCACGACAAGGGGATCCACCTGTTCATGACGGTGCAGACCCTGTGGGGCTACGTCGGGATGTTCGTGTACGACACCGGCCGCGACATGATGGCGCTCGGCGTGGTGCCGGCCAAGAACATGCTCCCCGAGGTGGCGTACGTGAAGCTCGGCTGGGTGCTCGGCCAGACGCAGGATCCGGAGGAGGTGCGCCGGATGATGCTCGCGCCGGTGAACCACGAGATCACGGACCGCGAGCCGATCGACGGCTACCTCATCATGCAGGGCGGCATCCCCGAGGTCGACATCTTCATGAAGGACCACATCCGGTAG
- a CDS encoding sigma-70 family RNA polymerase sigma factor, with protein sequence MTVQESQERARESVVQFPRRAATCEEIVEGLRKNDPAAAAALYDRFADKVNGKVWRLLGADADHDDVVHQVFLHILTGIHKLKNSSSLEEWINGIAVNTVRREIRSRKYRRILVPMATPPEVVAPTGEPDANLFAVRFFAALRELRADDYVIFVLRFVEGSSLGEVAAAGGYSLSTAKRRLGRARKEFLKRAAKDPVLKSFIEEMNHD encoded by the coding sequence ATGACCGTTCAGGAGAGCCAGGAGCGCGCTCGCGAGAGCGTCGTTCAGTTCCCGAGGCGCGCGGCGACGTGTGAGGAGATCGTCGAGGGCCTCCGGAAGAACGACCCCGCGGCCGCGGCGGCGCTCTACGACCGCTTCGCCGACAAGGTGAACGGCAAGGTCTGGCGCCTGCTCGGCGCGGACGCCGATCACGACGATGTCGTTCATCAGGTGTTTCTCCACATCCTCACCGGCATCCACAAGCTGAAGAACTCTTCGTCTCTCGAAGAATGGATCAACGGCATCGCTGTGAACACCGTGCGGCGGGAGATCCGCAGCCGGAAGTACCGCCGCATCCTCGTCCCGATGGCCACCCCGCCGGAGGTCGTCGCGCCCACGGGCGAACCGGACGCCAACCTTTTTGCCGTGAGGTTCTTCGCCGCGCTGCGCGAGCTGCGCGCGGACGACTACGTCATTTTCGTTTTGCGTTTCGTCGAGGGCAGCTCGTTGGGGGAGGTGGCGGCGGCAGGGGGGTATTCGCTGTCGACCGCCAAGCGCCGGCTCGGCCGCGCCCGCAAGGAGTTCCTGAAGCGCGCGGCGAAGGATCCGGTGCTGAAGTCGTTCATCGAGGAGATGAACCATGACTGA
- a CDS encoding FecR family protein — protein MTDDTGKLERVGARIAEALGDGPPEERKAVQRRAFLAAASGTNATRRGERAWVLPGLVAAAAVALLAIVAAALLSRGAAPLQFWVGEQQVAGTEGSWVQSDRGEAVPIRFRNGSRLDLGGATAVRIASANTEQVTVEMSRGELSADIRRNGETAWEVNAGPYQIRVLGTAFTVDWSGETSRLAVSVTRGVVHVRGGHLSEYGIRLAAGKRLVAGDPSGRVAVEAMDDGARAGGEAAIADATPAKALPAGEADESIEGGAGPSERAPKARPPAREKKAPPAESWKSHYAKRDYPAAIAAAESEGIDALLGRLDIEDLWDLSNASRFAHRSDIARRCLLAVRARFSWTPRAATAAFLLGRGELDEGGSPEVARGWFETYLREANDGPLAEESLGRLMEACDKSGAQEDARRYAERYLSRYQDGLFAVLAKSILSR, from the coding sequence ATGACTGACGACACCGGCAAGCTGGAACGGGTCGGGGCGCGGATCGCGGAGGCGCTCGGGGACGGGCCGCCTGAAGAGCGGAAGGCGGTCCAGAGGCGCGCCTTCCTGGCGGCGGCGTCGGGGACGAACGCGACGCGGCGCGGCGAGCGGGCGTGGGTCCTGCCCGGCCTCGTCGCGGCGGCGGCGGTGGCGCTCCTGGCGATCGTTGCGGCGGCGCTGCTCTCGCGTGGCGCCGCGCCGCTCCAGTTCTGGGTCGGCGAGCAGCAGGTCGCGGGGACCGAGGGCAGCTGGGTGCAGAGCGATCGCGGGGAGGCGGTGCCGATCCGCTTCCGGAACGGCAGCCGGCTCGATCTCGGCGGCGCCACCGCGGTGCGCATCGCGTCCGCGAACACGGAGCAGGTCACCGTGGAGATGAGCCGCGGCGAGCTGTCCGCGGACATCCGGCGGAACGGCGAGACGGCGTGGGAGGTGAACGCCGGCCCGTACCAGATCCGGGTGCTCGGCACCGCGTTCACGGTCGACTGGAGCGGGGAGACGTCGCGGCTCGCGGTGTCGGTCACGCGCGGGGTCGTGCACGTGCGCGGCGGCCACCTGAGCGAGTACGGGATCCGACTCGCGGCCGGGAAGCGGCTCGTCGCCGGTGATCCGAGCGGAAGGGTCGCGGTCGAGGCGATGGACGACGGCGCGCGGGCGGGCGGCGAGGCGGCGATCGCCGACGCGACCCCCGCAAAGGCCCTGCCGGCCGGAGAGGCCGACGAGTCGATCGAGGGCGGCGCCGGCCCGTCCGAGAGGGCCCCGAAGGCCCGCCCGCCGGCGCGCGAGAAGAAGGCGCCTCCGGCGGAGAGCTGGAAGTCGCACTACGCGAAGCGCGACTACCCGGCGGCGATCGCGGCGGCCGAATCGGAGGGGATCGACGCGCTGCTCGGTCGGCTCGACATCGAGGATCTGTGGGATCTCTCCAACGCCTCGCGCTTCGCCCACAGGAGCGACATCGCGCGCCGCTGCCTGCTCGCCGTGCGCGCCCGCTTCTCCTGGACGCCGCGCGCGGCCACCGCCGCGTTCCTCCTCGGCCGCGGCGAGCTCGACGAGGGTGGCAGCCCGGAGGTCGCCCGGGGCTGGTTCGAGACCTACCTGCGCGAGGCCAACGACGGCCCGCTCGCGGAAGAGTCGCTTGGCAGATTGATGGAGGCCTGCGATAAGTCGGGTGCGCAGGAGGACGCGCGGCGCTACGCCGAGCGTTACCTGTCCCGGTATCAGGACGGCCTGTTTGCTGTGTTGGCCAAATCGATCCTCTCCCGATAA
- the bioD gene encoding dethiobiotin synthase: MRGCVCIAGTGTDVGKTIVTRALARAFSRRGVRIAAVKPVESGVARRPGEAHPTDAASLRAAAGSSAPDGDVCAYLLDVPVSPHLAASMQGVRIDPARIAALLERASAAHDLVLVEASGGLLVPLADELLYADLIARTGMPLVVVAPNALGAINATLLTLEAARARGIEIVGVVLNGSPKGDFGNADAIARFGRTRILGLYPTVAPPEDERLADAAEAHLDIDAIAASARG, from the coding sequence GTGAGGGGCTGCGTCTGCATCGCCGGCACCGGCACCGACGTCGGAAAGACGATCGTGACCCGCGCGCTCGCCCGCGCGTTCTCCCGGCGGGGCGTGCGGATCGCCGCGGTGAAGCCGGTCGAGAGCGGCGTCGCGCGGCGGCCGGGCGAGGCGCACCCGACGGACGCCGCCTCGCTCCGCGCGGCGGCGGGATCGAGCGCTCCGGACGGCGACGTCTGCGCGTACCTGCTCGACGTCCCGGTGTCGCCGCACCTCGCCGCGTCGATGCAGGGCGTCCGCATCGATCCCGCGCGCATCGCGGCGCTGCTCGAGCGCGCGTCGGCCGCGCACGATCTCGTCCTCGTGGAGGCGTCGGGCGGCCTCCTCGTGCCCCTCGCGGACGAGCTGCTCTACGCCGATCTCATCGCGAGGACGGGGATGCCGCTCGTTGTCGTGGCGCCGAACGCGCTCGGCGCGATCAACGCGACCCTGCTCACCCTGGAGGCGGCGCGCGCCCGGGGCATCGAGATCGTCGGCGTCGTGCTGAACGGCTCGCCGAAGGGGGACTTCGGCAACGCGGACGCGATCGCGCGCTTCGGGAGGACCCGGATCCTCGGCCTCTACCCGACCGTCGCGCCGCCGGAGGACGAGCGGCTCGCCGACGCGGCGGAGGCGCACCTCGACATCGACGCGATCGCCGCGTCCGCGCGGGGCTAG
- a CDS encoding carboxypeptidase-like regulatory domain-containing protein — protein MTRFAFLVLATIFLVSAVGCEGAGRGYDTDADADGDTDGDTDTDVDSDTDSDSDSDTEYEGPTGTIQGIVWAPSGEFPISGALVYVTVGNAEPIEDNAYCYECDDMTAKKWTLSGPDGSWILEGIPAGDRNLVTRKGFFQRQRQITVNGGDTVQDIAAEITTLPAASTDDGLDTIPNYAVLLNSWDLPQDMLAKMGLGQLTSAGNLDTSQPYSFDLYNDFRTAPRSATRR, from the coding sequence ATGACACGTTTCGCTTTTCTGGTTTTGGCGACGATTTTCCTGGTGTCGGCCGTGGGCTGCGAGGGCGCCGGCCGCGGGTACGACACGGACGCCGACGCGGACGGCGACACCGATGGGGATACCGACACCGACGTCGATAGCGACACCGACAGCGACTCGGACAGCGACACCGAGTACGAGGGCCCGACCGGCACGATCCAGGGCATCGTCTGGGCACCCTCCGGGGAGTTCCCGATCTCGGGCGCGCTCGTGTACGTCACGGTCGGGAACGCCGAGCCCATCGAGGACAACGCGTACTGCTACGAGTGCGACGACATGACCGCCAAGAAGTGGACCCTCTCGGGCCCGGACGGCTCCTGGATCCTCGAGGGCATCCCGGCCGGCGACCGCAACCTCGTCACGCGCAAGGGCTTCTTCCAGAGGCAGCGCCAGATCACGGTGAACGGCGGCGACACGGTGCAGGACATCGCCGCGGAGATCACGACGCTCCCGGCCGCGAGCACCGACGACGGGCTCGACACGATCCCGAACTACGCCGTGCTGCTCAACAGCTGGGATCTGCCCCAGGACATGCTCGCGAAGATGGGCCTCGGACAGCTCACGTCCGCCGGGAACCTCGACACGTCGCAGCCGTACAGCTTCGACCTGTACAACGACTTCAGGACAGCACCGCGCTCGGCGACTCGTCGCTGA